The DNA segment ACTTAGCTTTCTTAGCAGAACAAAACGCTATGTTAATAAGGAACGTTAACATGATTTACAGCGTTCTAAGCGGTAAGGAAGAGATTAATAATGTTAGCTTAGGAGAGCTAATAATGGAACTAAAAGACCCTGACGTTAAGAGAGGATTATACTTAGTTTTAAAGATACTTAAGGCGATAGGTAGTGCAAATAAAGAGAGTAAGCCTTGAAAGAATAAGGGAAGAAGAGGAGATATCAGGAGAGGATTACGTTGCAGTAGAAGAACCGATGCACTTAGAGATATGTAAAGATAACTGCGAAACTTTTG comes from the Acidianus infernus genome and includes:
- a CDS encoding DUF1641 domain-containing protein, translated to MDERGIQAIDGLVEQIVESKDALEQFLRLLNALQKTGILPLLVGIVEKLDENLAFLAEQNAMLIRNVNMIYSVLSGKEEINNVSLGELIMELKDPDVKRGLYLVLKILKAIGSANKESKP